In a single window of the Ooceraea biroi isolate clonal line C1 chromosome 8, Obir_v5.4, whole genome shotgun sequence genome:
- the LOC105278595 gene encoding uncharacterized protein LOC105278595 codes for MESVCSLVAVNLTTIENVMQCTVHVQNVLIKRRERLKKIILQHLLNSTPPNSLDLGPILQLSREREIWMKECSIDWWHRIVNDHFKDEDWLETFRMTKETFLWLCSQLREKLAPNINQIGTREPVSVEKQIAVCLYFLSSCCEYRIIGNTFGIHKATVWKHIHRVIDAINEKLMSSFITMPDNDEYYKIAAAFEKKTHIPQLIGGIDGTHIPILPPSNGYRDYINRKGWPSMILQAIVDNEYRFRNIYCGSLGSCHDAAVFQT; via the exons ATGGAAAGTGTTTGCTCGTTAGTTGCCGTAAATTTAACAACTATAGAAAACGTCATGCAATGTACAGTACATGTGCAAAATGTGTTGATTAAACGCCGAGAgcgtttgaaaaaaattatattacaacaCTTGCTTAATTCAACGCCACCAAATTCGCTTGATCTCGGACCTATATTACAACTttcacgagaaagagaaatatggATGAAAGAATGCAGTATTGATTGGTGGCATCGAATTGTTAATGATCATTTTAAGGATGAAGACTGGTTAGAAACATTTCGGATGACCAAAGAAACTTTTCTCTGGTTATGTTCTCAATTACGAGAAAAACTCGCTCCAAATATAAACCAAATAGGAACCAGAGAACCAGTATCAGTGGAAAAGCAGATTGCTGTTTGTCTGTATTTCTTATCTAGCTGCTGTGAATATCGCATAATTGGAAATACTTTTGGGATTCATAAGGCAACTGTGTGGAAGCATATTCATAGAGTAATTGATGCaattaatgagaaattaatgAGCTCGTTTATAACCATGCCTGACAatgatgaatattataaaatagctGCAGCTTTTGAGAAGAAAACGCATATTCCACAATTAATTGGAGGAATTGATGGGACGCACATCCCTATTCTTCCTCCTAGCAATGGCTACAGAGATTACATTAATCGAAAAGGCTGGCCCTCTATGATATTGCAAGCGATTGTAGATAACGAGTACAG GTTTCGTAATATTTATTGTGGTTCACTAGGATCATGTCATGATGCTGCGGTTTTTCAGActtaa
- the LOC105278594 gene encoding odorant receptor 2a isoform X1 — MHTTKTERTHTTKIGHIEDLFVHLERIFSIGGIWPFKQTYIRFTIYISYFILYLIMTYANFCNVFGNLELMVMNLVETIAYTMTFTIIWIVRCSKLLKCLINVVKKDMMERKFEDSEEEKIYYNYNYISKIFTYGSIVGMFITVMLLYFRPLMLFLMNDQVLHNNTESFMLPYRIHTFFDITDTYTYVLIYLYLFPMLYASMLHMAAICLLVVLVFHICGELSILSYRIKNIKVQSMMVKRFRTFVRMHLKIIWMAKSVDDIFNFILLDELLSNSIVLAISMYYVIMNLAISELATCFTFIFFAAIALVIIYGCCLISDQLTQQCINVLDAYYECDWYEMPLDCKRCLLICMIRGQVMLHLTAGRFYIFSLNSFTNVIKTSLAYLSMLRTVL; from the exons aTGCATACCACTAAAACTGAAAGAACTCATACT aCTAAGATCGGCCATATCGAAGATTTATTTGTTCATTTAGAACGCATTTTTTCTATTGGTGGTATATGGCCATTCAAGCAAACGTATATCCGTTTCACAATTTACATCTCATATTTTATACTGTATCTCATTATGACATATGCTAATTTTTGTAACGTTTTCGGTAACCTGGAATTAATGGTGATGAACCTTGTGGAAACAATAGCTTATACCATGacatttacaataatatgGATAGTACGTTGCAGTAAGTTGTTAAAATGTTTAATCAATGTTGTCAAGAAGGACATGATGGAACGCAAATTTGAAGATTCCGAAGAAGAGAAGATCtactacaattataattatatatccaaGATATTCACATATGGCTCAATCGTGGGCATGTTCATCACAGTTATGCTGTTATATTTTAGACCACTCATGCTATTCTTAATGAATGATCAAG tgtTACACAATAATACGGAATCCTTTATGTTACCCTATAGAATTCACACGTTTTTTGACATTACTgatacgtatacatatgtattaatatatttgtatctaTTTCCGATGTTGTACGCCTCTATGTTACATATGGCAGCGATTTGCTTGTTGGTTGTTTTAGTATTTCATATTTGCGGCGAATTGTCTATTTTGTCATAtcgtatcaaaaatattaaagtacaaAGTATGATGGTAAAAAGATTTCGTACTTTTGTTCGAATGCATCTCAAAATAATATG GATGGCGAAATCCGTggacgatatttttaattttattcttcttgaCGAGCTTCTTAGCAATAGTATTGTATTGGCTATTTCGATGTATTATGTCATAATG aaCTTGGCAATTTCAGAATTGGCGActtgttttacttttatattttttgctgCTATTGCGCTTGTTATAATATACGGATGTTGCTTGATTAGTGATCAACTAACTCAACag TGTATAAATGTACTGGATGCTTATTATGAATGCGATTGGTACGAGATGCCACTCGATTGTAAAAGATGTCTGCTAATATGTATGATACGTGGTCAAGTTATGCTCCATTTAACAGCTggaagattttatatattttccttgaaCAGTTTTACAAAC GTTATTAAAACTTCCTTGGCGTACTTGTCGATGCTACGCACTGTATTATGa
- the LOC105278594 gene encoding uncharacterized protein LOC105278594 isoform X2 produces MHTTKTERTHTTKIGHIEDLFVHLERIFSIGGIWPFKQTYIRFTIYISYFILYLIMTYANFCNVFGNLELMVMNLVETIAYTMTFTIIWIVRCSKLLKCLINVVKKDMMERKFEDSEEEKIYYNYNYISKIFTYGSIVGMFITVMLLYFRPLMLFLMNDQVFHICGELSILSYRIKNIKVQSMMVKRFRTFVRMHLKIIWMAKSVDDIFNFILLDELLSNSIVLAISMYYVIMNLAISELATCFTFIFFAAIALVIIYGCCLISDQLTQQCINVLDAYYECDWYEMPLDCKRCLLICMIRGQVMLHLTAGRFYIFSLNSFTNVIKTSLAYLSMLRTVL; encoded by the exons aTGCATACCACTAAAACTGAAAGAACTCATACT aCTAAGATCGGCCATATCGAAGATTTATTTGTTCATTTAGAACGCATTTTTTCTATTGGTGGTATATGGCCATTCAAGCAAACGTATATCCGTTTCACAATTTACATCTCATATTTTATACTGTATCTCATTATGACATATGCTAATTTTTGTAACGTTTTCGGTAACCTGGAATTAATGGTGATGAACCTTGTGGAAACAATAGCTTATACCATGacatttacaataatatgGATAGTACGTTGCAGTAAGTTGTTAAAATGTTTAATCAATGTTGTCAAGAAGGACATGATGGAACGCAAATTTGAAGATTCCGAAGAAGAGAAGATCtactacaattataattatatatccaaGATATTCACATATGGCTCAATCGTGGGCATGTTCATCACAGTTATGCTGTTATATTTTAGACCACTCATGCTATTCTTAATGAATGATCAAG TATTTCATATTTGCGGCGAATTGTCTATTTTGTCATAtcgtatcaaaaatattaaagtacaaAGTATGATGGTAAAAAGATTTCGTACTTTTGTTCGAATGCATCTCAAAATAATATG GATGGCGAAATCCGTggacgatatttttaattttattcttcttgaCGAGCTTCTTAGCAATAGTATTGTATTGGCTATTTCGATGTATTATGTCATAATG aaCTTGGCAATTTCAGAATTGGCGActtgttttacttttatattttttgctgCTATTGCGCTTGTTATAATATACGGATGTTGCTTGATTAGTGATCAACTAACTCAACag TGTATAAATGTACTGGATGCTTATTATGAATGCGATTGGTACGAGATGCCACTCGATTGTAAAAGATGTCTGCTAATATGTATGATACGTGGTCAAGTTATGCTCCATTTAACAGCTggaagattttatatattttccttgaaCAGTTTTACAAAC GTTATTAAAACTTCCTTGGCGTACTTGTCGATGCTACGCACTGTATTATGa
- the LOC105278594 gene encoding odorant receptor 2a isoform X3 gives MTFTIIWIVRCSKLLKCLINVVKKDMMERKFEDSEEEKIYYNYNYISKIFTYGSIVGMFITVMLLYFRPLMLFLMNDQVLHNNTESFMLPYRIHTFFDITDTYTYVLIYLYLFPMLYASMLHMAAICLLVVLVFHICGELSILSYRIKNIKVQSMMVKRFRTFVRMHLKIIWMAKSVDDIFNFILLDELLSNSIVLAISMYYVIMNLAISELATCFTFIFFAAIALVIIYGCCLISDQLTQQCINVLDAYYECDWYEMPLDCKRCLLICMIRGQVMLHLTAGRFYIFSLNSFTNVIKTSLAYLSMLRTVL, from the exons ATGacatttacaataatatgGATAGTACGTTGCAGTAAGTTGTTAAAATGTTTAATCAATGTTGTCAAGAAGGACATGATGGAACGCAAATTTGAAGATTCCGAAGAAGAGAAGATCtactacaattataattatatatccaaGATATTCACATATGGCTCAATCGTGGGCATGTTCATCACAGTTATGCTGTTATATTTTAGACCACTCATGCTATTCTTAATGAATGATCAAG tgtTACACAATAATACGGAATCCTTTATGTTACCCTATAGAATTCACACGTTTTTTGACATTACTgatacgtatacatatgtattaatatatttgtatctaTTTCCGATGTTGTACGCCTCTATGTTACATATGGCAGCGATTTGCTTGTTGGTTGTTTTAGTATTTCATATTTGCGGCGAATTGTCTATTTTGTCATAtcgtatcaaaaatattaaagtacaaAGTATGATGGTAAAAAGATTTCGTACTTTTGTTCGAATGCATCTCAAAATAATATG GATGGCGAAATCCGTggacgatatttttaattttattcttcttgaCGAGCTTCTTAGCAATAGTATTGTATTGGCTATTTCGATGTATTATGTCATAATG aaCTTGGCAATTTCAGAATTGGCGActtgttttacttttatattttttgctgCTATTGCGCTTGTTATAATATACGGATGTTGCTTGATTAGTGATCAACTAACTCAACag TGTATAAATGTACTGGATGCTTATTATGAATGCGATTGGTACGAGATGCCACTCGATTGTAAAAGATGTCTGCTAATATGTATGATACGTGGTCAAGTTATGCTCCATTTAACAGCTggaagattttatatattttccttgaaCAGTTTTACAAAC GTTATTAAAACTTCCTTGGCGTACTTGTCGATGCTACGCACTGTATTATGa
- the LOC105278594 gene encoding uncharacterized protein LOC105278594 isoform X4 — protein MHTTKTERTHTTKIGHIEDLFVHLERIFSIGGIWPFKQTYIRFTIYISYFILYLIMTYANFCNVFGNLELMVMNLVETIAYTMTFTIIWIVRCSKLLKCLINVVKKDMMERKFEDSEEEKIYYNYNYISKIFTYGSIVGMFITVMLLYFRPLMLFLMNDQVLHNNTESFMLPYRIHTFFDITDTYTYVLIYLYLFPMLYASMLHMAAICLLVVLVFHICGELSILSYRIKNIKVQSMMVKRFRTFVRMHLKIIWMAKSVDDIFNFILLDELLSNSIVLAISMYYVIMSQVEDHSANVLFH, from the exons aTGCATACCACTAAAACTGAAAGAACTCATACT aCTAAGATCGGCCATATCGAAGATTTATTTGTTCATTTAGAACGCATTTTTTCTATTGGTGGTATATGGCCATTCAAGCAAACGTATATCCGTTTCACAATTTACATCTCATATTTTATACTGTATCTCATTATGACATATGCTAATTTTTGTAACGTTTTCGGTAACCTGGAATTAATGGTGATGAACCTTGTGGAAACAATAGCTTATACCATGacatttacaataatatgGATAGTACGTTGCAGTAAGTTGTTAAAATGTTTAATCAATGTTGTCAAGAAGGACATGATGGAACGCAAATTTGAAGATTCCGAAGAAGAGAAGATCtactacaattataattatatatccaaGATATTCACATATGGCTCAATCGTGGGCATGTTCATCACAGTTATGCTGTTATATTTTAGACCACTCATGCTATTCTTAATGAATGATCAAG tgtTACACAATAATACGGAATCCTTTATGTTACCCTATAGAATTCACACGTTTTTTGACATTACTgatacgtatacatatgtattaatatatttgtatctaTTTCCGATGTTGTACGCCTCTATGTTACATATGGCAGCGATTTGCTTGTTGGTTGTTTTAGTATTTCATATTTGCGGCGAATTGTCTATTTTGTCATAtcgtatcaaaaatattaaagtacaaAGTATGATGGTAAAAAGATTTCGTACTTTTGTTCGAATGCATCTCAAAATAATATG GATGGCGAAATCCGTggacgatatttttaattttattcttcttgaCGAGCTTCTTAGCAATAGTATTGTATTGGCTATTTCGATGTATTATGTCATAATG TCGCAAGTGGAGGATCATTCTGCAAATGTACTATttcat TGA